In Paractinoplanes brasiliensis, the following proteins share a genomic window:
- a CDS encoding type III PLP-dependent enzyme, whose amino-acid sequence MTVTADAQQLLQAGLGQTPCLVIDVDVARTQYHRIADAFAGAGIHYAVKANPELPLLRALVAAGCQFDVASRAEIDLCLAAGASPGDLSYGHPIKKSEDIAYAYARGVRMFAFDSEGELDKIVRHAPGSSVLCRILASSDGARWPLSRKFGCVPEMAAELMKVAALRGLDPAGIAFHVGSQQLHPDRWEPSIATAAWIFKVLEQSGITLRILNAGGGFPVPYRTPVAPITAFASAIDDAVRRHFGHRAPALMIEPGRYVAAPAGVLHTQVVLVARKSYDDAEPRWVYLDVGRFGGLAETEDEAIQYELSTTRGGPTGPVILAGPTCDSVDILYQHAPYDLPLDLAAGEVIRIHGTGAYTATYSAVGFNGFPPLRTVIAP is encoded by the coding sequence ATGACAGTGACCGCAGACGCCCAACAGCTCCTGCAGGCCGGCCTCGGCCAAACCCCCTGCCTGGTGATCGACGTCGACGTCGCCCGCACCCAATACCACCGGATCGCCGACGCCTTTGCCGGGGCGGGCATCCACTACGCCGTCAAGGCCAACCCCGAACTTCCGCTGCTCAGAGCGCTCGTCGCCGCGGGTTGCCAGTTCGACGTCGCCAGCCGTGCCGAGATCGACCTCTGTCTCGCGGCGGGCGCGTCGCCCGGGGACCTGAGTTACGGGCATCCGATCAAAAAGAGCGAGGACATCGCGTACGCGTACGCCCGTGGGGTGCGGATGTTCGCCTTCGACAGCGAGGGTGAACTGGACAAGATCGTGCGGCATGCCCCCGGCTCGTCGGTGCTGTGCCGCATCCTCGCGTCGAGCGACGGCGCGCGATGGCCGCTCTCCCGCAAATTCGGGTGCGTGCCCGAAATGGCAGCCGAGCTCATGAAGGTGGCCGCGCTGCGCGGTCTCGACCCCGCGGGCATCGCCTTCCACGTGGGGTCGCAGCAACTGCACCCCGACCGGTGGGAACCCTCCATCGCCACCGCCGCCTGGATCTTCAAGGTGCTCGAACAATCCGGCATCACGCTGCGGATCCTCAACGCGGGCGGCGGCTTCCCGGTGCCCTACCGCACCCCCGTCGCACCGATCACGGCCTTCGCCTCCGCCATCGACGACGCCGTCCGCCGGCACTTCGGGCACCGCGCGCCCGCGCTCATGATCGAGCCGGGCCGCTACGTCGCCGCACCCGCCGGGGTGCTGCACACCCAGGTCGTGCTGGTCGCCCGCAAGTCCTACGACGACGCCGAGCCGCGCTGGGTCTACCTCGACGTGGGCCGGTTCGGCGGCCTGGCCGAAACCGAGGACGAGGCCATCCAGTACGAACTGTCCACCACCCGCGGCGGCCCGACCGGCCCCGTGATCCTGGCCGGCCCGACGTGCGACAGCGTCGACATCCTCTACCAGCACGCCCCGTACGATCTCCCGCTGGACCTGGCGGCCGGCGAGGTGATCCGTATCCACGGAACAGGCGCGTACACCGCGACGTACTCAGCCGTCGGCTTCAACGGCTTCCCCCCACTCCGCACCGTCATCGCTCCCTGA
- a CDS encoding helix-turn-helix domain-containing protein, which produces MLSAEEQHAYRLLVRMAGATAADLAGQAALPGHQAQALLEALHRKGLATAGPTFHALPADVALGDALLREQQSLESARRLVAALSEEYRANTRRRSPDHLVEIVVGAAALRDRLREMQDSAREEILWFCRANPIAMQGPENTEESSALERGVRYRAIYERELLEKPGELDSIVEAMKLGELSRTLPALPVRLAVADRNFAICPLVPDAARGVGEPTAALIRPSELLDALVALFESYWERATPLLPDGSEEEPDKLLLSLFVAGLPDKSIATQLGVSRRTVQRRLDRLMEAAGVDTRAGLAFQAARRNWL; this is translated from the coding sequence ATGCTCTCCGCCGAGGAGCAGCACGCCTATCGCCTGCTGGTACGCATGGCCGGCGCCACCGCGGCGGACCTCGCGGGACAGGCCGCCCTGCCCGGCCACCAGGCCCAGGCGCTGCTCGAGGCGCTGCACCGCAAGGGCCTGGCCACCGCCGGCCCCACCTTCCACGCCCTGCCGGCCGACGTGGCGCTGGGCGACGCGTTGCTGCGCGAGCAGCAGTCGCTCGAGTCGGCCCGCCGGCTGGTGGCCGCGCTGAGCGAGGAGTACCGCGCCAACACCCGCCGTCGCAGCCCCGACCACCTGGTCGAGATCGTGGTCGGCGCGGCCGCCCTGCGTGACCGGCTGCGCGAGATGCAGGATTCGGCCCGCGAGGAGATCCTGTGGTTCTGCCGGGCCAACCCGATAGCGATGCAGGGTCCGGAGAACACCGAGGAGTCGAGCGCCCTGGAGCGCGGCGTCCGCTACCGCGCGATCTACGAGCGCGAATTGCTGGAGAAACCGGGCGAACTGGACAGCATCGTCGAGGCGATGAAGCTGGGCGAGCTGTCCCGCACGCTTCCGGCTCTGCCCGTACGCCTGGCCGTGGCCGACCGGAACTTCGCGATCTGCCCGCTGGTGCCGGACGCGGCGCGGGGAGTCGGGGAACCCACCGCGGCGCTGATCCGCCCCAGCGAGCTCCTCGACGCCCTGGTCGCCCTCTTCGAGAGCTACTGGGAGCGGGCCACCCCGCTGTTGCCCGACGGCAGCGAGGAGGAACCCGACAAGCTGCTGTTGTCGCTGTTCGTGGCCGGGTTGCCGGACAAGTCGATCGCCACCCAGCTCGGGGTGAGCCGCCGGACCGTCCAGCGCCGCCTCGACCGGCTGATGGAGGCGGCCGGTGTGGACACCCGCGCGGGCCTGGCCTTCCAAGCGGCCCGGCGGAACTGGCTGTAA
- a CDS encoding S8 family peptidase, which produces MSPAKRLTGALMAGLLTGAGAAAVSPPGPAAAAPGQPATVGSITLITGDVVQLVPAGDGRVAASVRPGPGRDRMSFTTVETREGVRVVPADAVPLIAGGRVDAELFDVQRLVDQGYGDAARDTLPLIVRSAQGTATARTLGASNGVALPSLGAVAVRADKDSLAAFWRTQANTAPGARSATDRIWLDGKVKPVLDRSTAQIGAPDAWKAGLDGRGVTVAVLDTGADQNHPDLAGRIAAARDFSGSPDTADHFGHGTHVAATVAGSGAGSNGARKGVAPGARLLIGKVLDDSGTGYESGIIAGMEWAAGAGAKVVNLSLGGSATDGTDPMSAAVDELSASTGTLFVVAAGNEGATYTVGTPGAASSALTVGAVDRDNRLADFSSRGPRVGDEGLKPEITAPGVGIVAARAAGTTMGDPVDELYTAANGTSMATPHVAGAAAIVAQQHPDWSGARIKDELVSTAATTAGTPVYGQGAGRVDLARAVRQTVSGTGVADFGLHALGDPAVSRKVTYTNTGPAPVTLTVRSSLPQITVTPATVTVPVGGSSGVTLGWNLPAADPGQLNGWLTATAPGGVQVTTALGGTLDPERHRVTFTAVDRSGRPAAVPALQVFGDDQRFDVLDALGAGERKTVQLGAGDYLVDATIPDGGPQDEQDTLVTIPELKVDRDLTVVLDARTAKPIRIETPKPAEQRTVESYYVRRVTGSGRGIINGFMNFSAVKKINVTPTAKLRKGSYEFSSRWQLVAPLVQATVPGVSGELDIYLCASSPAYEGTRRFDLVKGLGENVRGKAVVIESDNPDDASQAAAAAGAAMALVVLPSDFSAWQPWNPDSEGRLSIPTAQVAHDDGQRILARAGRASISLTLTTNSPYLYDVFQVSKDRVPNGIVHKVTAANSYRISTRYAHNGGFDWIREQRFGWRPYQQYSWNDTQRDVRTPTVREEWVSTGDSVWQHQVHHAFPWSNLGGRLQGGIVEDATSYARPGSASETWYAPVVRPATPTGHRNTRDGNTLKLRVASFVDDTDRHYLVEDTGATLHRNGAVVAELPNGWQDVTVPAGKATYRLDMRTARGGDDWLYGTSTSTSWTFTSGSAGTLPLLQVSYGIGALNLLTVKVPGAQRISVATSADDGKTWKPALMSGPIVFAPGGHGPVSLRVTASDKSGNSVEQTVIRAYGR; this is translated from the coding sequence TTGTCACCAGCAAAACGCCTCACCGGCGCACTCATGGCCGGCCTCCTGACCGGAGCCGGCGCAGCGGCCGTGTCCCCGCCAGGACCGGCCGCTGCCGCCCCCGGTCAACCGGCCACCGTCGGGTCCATCACCCTGATCACCGGCGACGTCGTCCAGCTCGTCCCGGCGGGCGACGGCCGGGTGGCGGCGTCGGTGCGTCCCGGGCCGGGGCGCGACCGCATGTCGTTCACGACCGTCGAGACCCGCGAGGGCGTACGGGTGGTGCCCGCCGACGCCGTGCCGCTGATCGCCGGCGGGCGCGTCGACGCCGAGCTGTTCGACGTGCAACGGCTGGTCGATCAGGGGTACGGCGACGCCGCCCGGGACACGCTTCCGCTGATCGTCAGGTCGGCCCAGGGCACTGCAACCGCCCGTACGCTCGGCGCCTCCAACGGTGTCGCGCTGCCCAGCCTCGGCGCCGTGGCCGTGCGCGCCGACAAGGACTCGCTCGCGGCCTTCTGGCGTACGCAGGCAAACACCGCACCCGGCGCACGCAGCGCCACCGACCGGATCTGGCTCGACGGCAAGGTCAAACCCGTCCTCGACCGCAGCACGGCGCAGATCGGCGCGCCCGACGCCTGGAAGGCGGGCCTGGACGGCCGCGGCGTGACCGTGGCGGTGCTCGACACCGGCGCCGACCAGAACCACCCCGACCTGGCCGGGCGCATCGCCGCGGCGCGCGACTTCAGCGGCAGCCCCGACACCGCCGACCACTTCGGACACGGCACCCACGTGGCGGCCACAGTCGCCGGTTCGGGCGCGGGCTCGAACGGCGCTCGCAAGGGCGTCGCCCCGGGCGCCCGGCTGCTGATCGGCAAGGTGCTCGACGACAGCGGAACCGGCTACGAGTCCGGGATCATCGCCGGCATGGAATGGGCCGCCGGCGCCGGGGCCAAGGTCGTCAACCTGAGCCTCGGCGGCAGCGCGACCGACGGCACCGACCCGATGAGCGCCGCCGTCGACGAGCTCAGCGCCTCCACCGGCACGCTGTTCGTGGTGGCAGCGGGCAACGAGGGCGCCACCTACACGGTCGGCACCCCCGGCGCCGCGTCCTCGGCCCTGACCGTCGGGGCGGTCGACCGCGACAACCGGCTGGCCGACTTCTCCAGCCGCGGGCCGCGCGTGGGCGACGAAGGCCTCAAACCCGAGATCACCGCGCCCGGCGTCGGCATCGTGGCCGCCCGCGCCGCCGGCACCACGATGGGCGACCCGGTCGACGAGCTCTACACCGCCGCCAACGGCACCTCGATGGCCACACCGCACGTGGCCGGCGCGGCCGCGATCGTCGCCCAGCAGCACCCGGACTGGTCCGGCGCGCGCATCAAGGACGAGCTGGTCAGCACCGCCGCCACCACGGCCGGAACCCCCGTCTACGGGCAGGGGGCGGGCCGGGTCGACCTGGCCCGCGCGGTGCGCCAGACCGTCTCGGGCACCGGCGTCGCCGACTTCGGGCTGCACGCCCTGGGCGACCCGGCCGTGTCGCGGAAGGTCACCTACACCAACACCGGCCCGGCGCCCGTGACCCTCACCGTACGGTCGTCCCTGCCGCAGATCACGGTCACGCCAGCGACCGTCACCGTGCCGGTCGGCGGCAGCTCCGGCGTCACCCTCGGCTGGAACCTTCCGGCCGCCGACCCGGGGCAGCTCAACGGCTGGCTCACCGCCACCGCCCCCGGCGGCGTCCAGGTGACGACCGCGCTCGGTGGCACCCTCGACCCGGAACGGCACCGCGTGACCTTCACGGCCGTCGATCGCTCCGGCCGGCCCGCCGCCGTGCCCGCGCTGCAGGTGTTCGGCGACGACCAGCGCTTCGACGTGCTCGACGCCCTGGGCGCCGGCGAGCGGAAGACCGTCCAGCTGGGCGCGGGCGACTACCTGGTCGACGCGACGATTCCCGACGGAGGGCCGCAGGACGAACAGGACACCCTGGTCACCATCCCGGAGCTCAAGGTCGACCGGGACCTGACCGTGGTGCTCGACGCCCGTACGGCAAAACCGATCCGGATCGAGACGCCCAAGCCGGCCGAGCAGCGGACCGTGGAGAGCTACTACGTGCGCCGGGTGACCGGCAGCGGCCGCGGCATCATCAACGGCTTCATGAACTTCAGCGCCGTCAAAAAGATCAACGTCACGCCGACCGCGAAACTGCGCAAGGGCAGCTACGAGTTCTCGTCGCGGTGGCAGCTCGTGGCCCCGCTGGTGCAGGCGACCGTTCCGGGGGTGAGCGGCGAGCTCGACATCTATCTGTGCGCCAGCTCCCCGGCGTACGAGGGAACCCGCCGTTTCGACCTGGTCAAGGGGCTCGGCGAGAACGTCCGCGGCAAGGCCGTGGTGATCGAGTCGGACAACCCCGACGACGCGTCGCAGGCGGCGGCCGCGGCCGGGGCGGCGATGGCGCTGGTCGTGCTGCCGTCCGACTTCAGCGCCTGGCAGCCGTGGAACCCGGACAGCGAGGGGCGCCTGTCGATCCCGACCGCGCAGGTGGCCCACGACGACGGGCAACGGATCCTGGCCCGCGCGGGCAGGGCGAGCATCTCGCTCACGCTGACGACCAACAGCCCCTACCTGTACGACGTCTTCCAGGTCTCGAAGGACAGGGTGCCGAACGGCATCGTGCACAAGGTGACCGCGGCCAACTCGTACCGGATCAGCACGCGGTACGCGCACAACGGCGGCTTCGACTGGATCCGCGAGCAGCGCTTCGGCTGGCGGCCCTACCAGCAGTACTCGTGGAACGACACGCAGCGCGACGTGCGGACGCCGACGGTCCGCGAGGAGTGGGTGTCGACCGGCGACAGCGTGTGGCAGCACCAGGTGCACCACGCGTTCCCGTGGAGCAACCTGGGCGGCCGGCTGCAGGGTGGCATCGTCGAGGACGCGACCTCGTACGCCCGGCCCGGCTCGGCCTCCGAGACCTGGTACGCGCCGGTGGTGCGCCCGGCCACCCCCACGGGACACCGCAACACGCGGGACGGCAACACGTTGAAGCTGCGGGTGGCGTCGTTCGTGGACGACACCGACCGGCACTACCTGGTCGAGGACACCGGCGCCACGCTGCACCGCAACGGCGCCGTCGTGGCCGAGCTGCCCAACGGCTGGCAGGACGTGACCGTGCCGGCCGGGAAGGCGACCTACCGCCTCGACATGAGGACCGCCCGCGGCGGCGACGACTGGCTCTACGGCACCTCGACGTCGACCTCGTGGACCTTCACATCGGGTTCGGCCGGGACGCTTCCGCTGCTCCAGGTCTCGTACGGGATCGGAGCGCTGAACCTGCTGACCGTCAAGGTGCCCGGGGCTCAGCGGATCTCCGTCGCCACCTCGGCCGACGACGGGAAGACGTGGAAGCCGGCGCTGATGTCGGGGCCGATCGTGTTCGCGCCCGGCGGCCACGGGCCCGTGTCGTTGCGGGTCACCGCCTCCGACAAATCCGGCAACTCCGTCGAGCAGACCGTGATCCGGGCGTACGGGCGATGA
- a CDS encoding RNA polymerase sigma factor — translation MSVTESKELGLREAIDIDDATAVSRARDGDLGAYEVLVARYTVPAHRAAVLLGAGDDADDVVQEALVKAYRQLSRYRGESGFRPWLLAIVANETRNLHRSRRRRDGLALRAAAVTEPRPDEPDPADTVMARERRERLVDRIRSLPQRDQDVLVCRFLLDLSEQETAAALGVPKGTVKSRTARALARLREHLVPEVPGA, via the coding sequence GTGTCGGTAACGGAATCGAAGGAGCTCGGGCTGAGAGAGGCCATCGACATCGACGACGCGACGGCGGTGAGCCGGGCCCGGGACGGCGACCTGGGGGCCTACGAGGTCCTGGTCGCCCGGTACACCGTGCCCGCGCACCGGGCCGCCGTGCTGCTCGGGGCCGGGGACGACGCCGACGACGTGGTGCAGGAGGCGCTGGTGAAGGCGTACCGGCAGTTGTCGCGTTACCGCGGCGAGTCCGGCTTCCGCCCGTGGCTGCTCGCCATCGTGGCCAACGAGACCCGCAACCTGCACCGGTCCCGCCGCCGCCGTGACGGGCTGGCCCTGCGCGCGGCCGCCGTCACCGAGCCGCGGCCCGACGAGCCCGACCCGGCCGACACCGTGATGGCCCGGGAACGCCGTGAGCGTCTCGTCGACCGGATCCGCTCGCTGCCCCAGCGCGACCAGGATGTCCTGGTGTGCCGTTTCCTGCTCGACCTGAGCGAGCAGGAGACGGCGGCGGCGCTGGGCGTGCCCAAGGGAACCGTGAAGTCGCGTACCGCGCGGGCGCTGGCCCGGCTGCGTGAGCATCTCGTCCCGGAGGTGCCCGGTGCCTGA
- a CDS encoding YncE family protein produces MTTRRSFLVLSGAVLAGCRSPEDPATPVPDVVLAGTPGGVVRLAGDATRSLGASSVLSRDGAVAYAVEGESLVRIDAATGAPLQKRSIGGGWVPRVVAESGHACVLTRTTAADPPAGRTSTPVLVAGAGGEKTFDLPGCVEPDALTSDDRGLFVLDWLPAGRPDHYRVRLLSLSDGTVTSLLTRDKRPIPEGAEEQMRGRGRQAVYSRDRQTLYTLYTHQPEHQHTRDLLGGTRSQVHAFVHVLHLNEQWAYCLDLPAPFGEGPAEGHALAVDGRRIAVLDTASGSIAYASTESLEIEKVARTKAGGGPAALGFGRGGRLFAADGATVHVLEDGGMPDTWQLPGAARGLCLSPDGSRLYAGGAREVVWLDAASGALRGRAQVAGPIAVLSVR; encoded by the coding sequence ATGACCACACGCCGCTCGTTCCTCGTCCTGTCCGGTGCGGTGCTCGCCGGTTGCCGTTCGCCGGAGGACCCGGCCACGCCGGTTCCCGACGTGGTGCTCGCGGGCACCCCCGGCGGTGTCGTCCGGCTCGCCGGCGACGCGACGCGCTCCCTGGGCGCCAGTTCGGTGCTGAGCCGGGACGGCGCAGTCGCGTACGCCGTCGAGGGCGAAAGCCTGGTGCGGATCGACGCGGCGACCGGGGCACCCCTCCAGAAGCGGTCGATCGGGGGTGGATGGGTGCCCCGGGTGGTCGCCGAGTCGGGCCACGCCTGCGTGCTGACCCGGACCACGGCCGCCGATCCGCCGGCCGGGCGCACGAGCACGCCCGTGCTGGTGGCCGGCGCGGGCGGGGAGAAGACGTTCGACCTGCCCGGCTGCGTCGAGCCGGACGCGTTGACCAGCGACGACCGGGGGCTGTTCGTGCTCGACTGGCTCCCGGCGGGGCGGCCCGACCATTACCGCGTACGGCTGCTGAGCCTGAGCGACGGTACGGTCACCTCGCTGCTGACGCGGGACAAGCGGCCGATCCCGGAAGGCGCCGAGGAGCAGATGCGCGGCCGCGGGCGGCAGGCGGTGTACTCGCGGGACAGGCAGACGCTCTACACGCTCTACACGCACCAGCCCGAGCATCAGCACACCCGCGACCTGCTGGGTGGCACCCGCAGCCAGGTACACGCGTTCGTGCACGTGCTGCACCTCAACGAGCAGTGGGCGTACTGCCTGGACCTGCCCGCGCCGTTCGGGGAAGGGCCGGCCGAGGGGCATGCGCTGGCTGTCGACGGGCGGCGGATCGCTGTGTTGGACACGGCATCGGGGTCGATCGCGTACGCGAGCACGGAGTCCCTGGAGATCGAGAAGGTGGCGCGGACGAAGGCCGGTGGGGGTCCGGCCGCCCTCGGATTCGGCCGCGGCGGGCGCCTGTTCGCGGCTGACGGCGCCACCGTGCACGTGCTCGAGGACGGCGGCATGCCGGATACGTGGCAACTGCCGGGCGCCGCCCGCGGCCTGTGCCTGAGCCCGGACGGGTCGCGGCTCTACGCCGGGGGTGCCCGTGAGGTGGTCTGGCTGGACGCGGCCTCGGGAGCGCTGCGGGGCCGCGCCCAGGTGGCCGGGCCGATCGCCGTTCTTTCCGTTAGATAA
- a CDS encoding polysaccharide deacetylase family protein gives MTRWIRPRSLILTTAAALLAGAGAIALAAPAQAASCENGYVGLTYDDGPNPSTTNQLLNALRSNGLRATMFNTGQNAAANPGLVAAQVSAGMWVGNHSYTHGHMTQMSQQQMQSELSNTQNAIRNAGGGTPTIFRPPYGETNGTLQSVASSLGLRTVTWDVDSQDWNGASTAAIVQAASRLTNGQTILMHDNYQSTISAIPQIAAGLTQRGLCAGMISASTGRAVAPTGGGNPTTPPPSTGNPTTPPPGGGSCTTTYTAGQQWSDRFNGSVTVNGSNNWVVTVTLRSPQRVLATWNASVSWDSSGLVMTARPNGNGNTFGMTIQHNGNWNWPSLSCRTA, from the coding sequence GTGACCAGATGGATCCGTCCTCGATCCCTGATCCTCACAACCGCGGCCGCGCTGCTGGCCGGAGCCGGGGCGATCGCCCTGGCCGCGCCGGCCCAGGCGGCGAGCTGCGAGAACGGCTACGTCGGCCTCACGTACGACGACGGGCCCAACCCGAGCACCACCAATCAGTTGCTGAACGCGCTGCGCAGCAACGGCTTGCGGGCCACGATGTTCAACACCGGGCAGAACGCGGCGGCCAACCCCGGCCTGGTCGCGGCGCAGGTGTCGGCGGGCATGTGGGTCGGCAACCACAGCTACACCCACGGGCACATGACGCAGATGAGCCAGCAGCAGATGCAGTCCGAGCTGTCGAACACGCAGAACGCGATCCGCAACGCGGGCGGTGGCACCCCGACGATCTTCCGCCCGCCGTACGGCGAGACCAACGGGACCCTGCAGTCGGTCGCCTCGTCGCTCGGGCTGCGCACGGTGACCTGGGACGTCGACTCGCAGGACTGGAACGGCGCCAGCACCGCCGCGATCGTGCAGGCCGCCTCACGCCTCACCAACGGCCAGACCATCCTGATGCACGACAACTACCAGAGCACCATCTCGGCCATCCCGCAGATCGCGGCCGGGCTGACCCAGCGGGGCCTGTGCGCCGGCATGATCTCGGCGTCGACCGGCCGGGCCGTCGCGCCCACGGGCGGCGGCAACCCCACCACGCCGCCCCCGTCGACCGGCAACCCGACCACTCCCCCGCCCGGCGGGGGCAGCTGCACCACCACGTACACCGCCGGACAGCAGTGGAGCGACCGCTTCAACGGCTCGGTGACCGTCAACGGCTCGAACAACTGGGTCGTCACGGTGACCCTGCGCTCGCCGCAGCGCGTCCTCGCGACCTGGAACGCGTCGGTGAGCTGGGACAGCAGCGGCCTGGTGATGACCGCGCGCCCCAACGGGAACGGCAACACGTTCGGTATGACGATCCAGCACAACGGCAACTGGAACTGGCCGTCGCTGTCCTGCCGAACAGCCTGA
- a CDS encoding VOC family protein: protein MATHWTLGGDASDPHRLAAFWAQALGYLPEEGYDDPDGASIVDPVGRGPAISFLRVPEVKTTKNRVHIDIRVAGEPPWDPAERERLVKAKVAELVAAGATEIRTQRYDDQFGHVVMLDPEGNEFCVA, encoded by the coding sequence ATGGCCACGCATTGGACGCTCGGCGGCGACGCCTCCGATCCGCACCGGCTGGCGGCCTTCTGGGCCCAGGCGCTCGGCTACCTGCCCGAGGAGGGTTACGACGACCCCGACGGCGCCTCGATCGTCGACCCGGTGGGCCGCGGGCCGGCCATCAGTTTCCTGCGGGTGCCCGAGGTCAAGACGACCAAGAACCGGGTGCACATCGACATCCGGGTGGCCGGCGAGCCGCCGTGGGACCCGGCCGAACGCGAGCGCCTCGTCAAGGCCAAGGTGGCCGAACTGGTCGCCGCGGGCGCGACCGAGATCCGCACCCAGCGCTACGACGACCAGTTCGGTCACGTGGTGATGCTCGACCCCGAGGGCAACGAGTTCTGCGTCGCCTAG
- a CDS encoding S1 family peptidase, producing MRVRRFLVTAAAAIAGMTGLVAAPAHAVAATTLANTIALSNCSASLVRYPSSVSSDRAMMLTNGHCYEGGFLSAGQVLVNRSSSRSGTLLNSSGGSLGTVRADRVLYATMTGTDVTLYRLTTTYATLQSRYGATALTIASSRPSEGLSIAIPSSYWKRIWNCKIDAFVPQLREGEWTWRDSIRYDTACDTIHGTSGSPIVSASDGQIVGINNTGNDDGERCTLNNPCEVAADGTVTVSQGQSYGEQTYWFTTCLNASRVIDLSVSGCLLTKP from the coding sequence ATGCGCGTACGACGGTTCCTCGTCACCGCGGCCGCCGCGATCGCCGGCATGACCGGTCTCGTGGCCGCCCCGGCCCACGCTGTCGCGGCCACCACCCTGGCCAACACCATCGCGCTGAGCAACTGCTCGGCCTCGCTGGTGCGCTACCCGTCCTCGGTCAGCAGCGACCGGGCCATGATGCTGACCAACGGCCACTGCTACGAGGGTGGTTTCCTCAGCGCCGGGCAGGTTCTGGTGAACCGCAGCTCGTCCCGCTCGGGCACGCTGCTCAACAGCAGCGGCGGGTCACTCGGCACCGTTCGCGCCGACCGCGTGCTCTACGCCACGATGACCGGCACCGACGTCACGCTCTATCGCCTGACCACCACCTACGCCACCCTGCAGAGCCGGTACGGGGCCACCGCGCTGACCATCGCGAGCAGCCGTCCGTCCGAGGGGCTCAGCATCGCCATCCCGTCCAGCTACTGGAAGCGGATCTGGAACTGCAAGATCGACGCCTTCGTCCCGCAGTTGCGCGAGGGCGAGTGGACCTGGCGCGATTCGATCCGCTACGACACCGCCTGCGACACCATCCACGGCACCTCGGGCTCGCCGATCGTCAGCGCCTCCGACGGCCAGATCGTCGGCATCAACAACACCGGCAACGACGACGGCGAACGCTGCACCCTCAACAACCCGTGTGAGGTCGCCGCTGACGGCACGGTCACGGTCTCCCAGGGGCAGAGCTACGGCGAGCAGACATATTGGTTCACCACGTGCCTGAACGCCTCACGCGTCATCGACCTGAGCGTGTCGGGCTGCCTGCTCACCAAGCCTTGA